From Nerophis lumbriciformis linkage group LG13, RoL_Nlum_v2.1, whole genome shotgun sequence, one genomic window encodes:
- the hspd1 gene encoding 60 kDa heat shock protein, mitochondrial translates to MCTSIWTVLASTRYITSSAPTCLLYSPLQALQFATMFRLPTVMKQVRPVCRALAPHLTRAYAKDVKFGADARALMLQGVDLLADTVAVTMGPKGRTVIIEQSWGSPKVTKDGVTVAKSIELKDKYKNIGAKLVQDVANNTNEEAGDGTTTATVLARAIAKEGFDTISKGANPVEIRRGVMMAVEHICNELKRLSKPVTTPEEIAQVATISANGDTEIGNIISNAMKRVGRKGVITVKDGKTLHDELEVIEGMKFDRGYISPYFINTAKGQKCEFQDAYLLLSEKKISSVQSIVPALEIANQHRKPLVIVAEDVDGEALSTLVLNRLKVGLQVVAVKAPGFGDNRKNQLKDMAIATGGTVFGDDSLGLALEDIQAHDFGKVGEVQITKDDTLLLKGGGKPAELERRASEIVEQLESTTSDYEKEKLNERLAKLSDGVAVLKVGGTSDVEVNEKKDRVTDALNATRAAVEEGIVPGGGCALLRCIPSLDSLKVANDDQKIGVDIIRRALRIPAMTIAKNAGVEGSLVVEKILQGPAEVGYDAMLGEYVNMVEKGIIDPTKVVRTALLDAAGVASLLSTAEAVVTEIPKEEKEMPGGGMGGMGGMGGMGGGMGF, encoded by the exons ATGTGCACTTCCATCTGGACGGTCCTCGCCTCCACTCGTTATATCACCTCGTCTGCTCCGACGTGCCTCCTCTACTCGCCGCTTCAAGCCCTCCAATTCGCAA CCATGTTTCGTCTACCCACAGTCATGAAGCAGGTGAGGCCAGTGTGCAGGGCGCTGGCTCCTCACCTGACGCGCGCCTACGCCAAAGACGTTAAGTTTGGAGCCGACGCCCGCGCGCTCATGCTGCAGGGCGTCGACCTGCTGGCCGACACCGTCGCCGTCACCATGGGCCCCAAG GGCCGCACGGTCATCATCGAGCAGAGCTGGGGCAGCCCCAAGGTGACCAAGGACGGCGTGACGGTGGCCAAGAGCATCGAGCTGAAGGACAAATACAAGAACATCGGCGCCAAGCTGGTGCAGGACGTGGCCAACAACACCAACGAGGAGGCGGGTGACGGCACCACCACCGCCACCGTGCTGGCCCGTGCCATCGCCAAGGAGGGCTTTGACACCATCAGCAAGGGCGCCAACCCCGTGGAGATCCGCCGCGGCGTCATGATGGCGGTGGAGCACATCTGTAACGAGCTCAAGCGCCTCTCCAAGCCCGTCACCACGCCCGAGGAGATCGCTCAG GTCGCTACTATCTCCGCTAACGGCGACACCGAGATCGGAAACATCATATCCAACGCTATGAAGAGAGTTGGCCGCAAAGGAGTCATCACTGTCAAG GATGGCAAAACTCTCCATGATGAGCTGGAGGTGATTGAGGGCATGAAGTTTGACCGTGGTTACATCTCGCCGTACTTCATCAACACCGCCAAGG GTCAGAAATGTGAGTTCCAGGACGCTTACCTGCTGCTCAGCGAGAAGAAGATCTCCAGCGTGCAGAGCATCGTTCCCGCCCTGGAGATCGCCAACCAGCACCGCAAGCCTCTGGTCATCGTGGCGGAGGACGTGGACGGCGAGGCCCTCAGCACCTTGGTCCTCAACAG GCTGAAGGTGGGACTGCAGGTGGTTGCTGTCAAGGCTCCTGGCTTCGGAGACAACAGGAAGAACCAGCTGAAGGACATGGCCATCGCCACCGGGGGCACT GTGTTTGGGGACGACTCGCTGGGTCTCGCACTGGAAGACATCCAGGCGCACGACTTCGGCAAAGTGGGCGAGGTGCAGATCACCAAAGACGACACGCTGCTGCTGAAGGGCGGCGGCAAGCCGGCCGAGCTGGAGAGGCGGGCGAGCGAGATCGTGGAGCAGCTGGAGAGCACCACCAGCGACTACGAGAAGGAGAAGCTCAACGAGCGGCTGGCTAAGCTGTCTGACGGCGTGGCCGTGCTCAAG GTCGGAGGGACGAGCGACGTGGAGGTGAACGAGAAGAAGGACCGCGTAACCGACGCCCTGAACGCCACTCGAGCCGCCGTGGAAGAAGGCATCGTGCCAGGCGGCGGCTGCGCTCTGCTGCGCTGCATCCCCTCCTTGGACAGCCTCAAGGTCGCCAACGACGACCAGAAAATTG GTGTGGACATCATCCGACGGGCGCTCCGCATCCCCGCCATGACCATCGCCAAGAACGCCGGCGTGGAGGGCTCCCTGGTGGTGGAGAAGATCCTGCAGGGCCCCGCTGAGGTGGGCTACGACGCCATGCTGGGCGAGTACGTCAACATGGTGGAGAAGGGCATCATCGACCCCACCAAG GTGGTGAGGACGGCGCTGCTGGACGCGGCGGGCGTGGCCTCCCTGCTGTCCACCGCCGAGGCCGTGGTCACGGAGATCcccaaggaggagaaggagatgcCCGGAGGCGGCATGGGAGGCATGGGTGGCATGGGCGGCATGGGCGGGGGCATGGGCTTCTAG